A part of Blastopirellula marina genomic DNA contains:
- a CDS encoding flagellar motor protein MotB, translating into MFRFCSLMLISLALAGLGCNQNAAWRQQQALMQQQTQSQIAEFERRASGLDASNQDLHSQLAQAQQQQKILQDELTLVRRQLGDTTKQLAQSQELAKEREQKVQTLMASTQYRGGAVIKPNNSLSADLSQIQIPGVNARQDGDVIRLEISADALFQPGTNSLTPNSETILAQVSGVISRDFPANKIGVEGHTDNQPARPPFTSNHQLSASMAQTVFDQLSGRYGIAPARVVVVGHGSNHPVVSNATPAGQQRNRRVDLVIYPESVD; encoded by the coding sequence ATGTTCCGTTTTTGCTCGCTGATGCTGATCTCGCTAGCACTTGCTGGCTTGGGCTGCAATCAAAATGCCGCCTGGCGGCAGCAGCAAGCGCTAATGCAGCAACAGACGCAGTCCCAAATCGCTGAGTTCGAACGCCGAGCCTCTGGGCTGGATGCCTCGAACCAGGATCTTCATTCGCAACTGGCCCAGGCCCAGCAGCAGCAAAAGATTTTGCAGGACGAACTAACACTCGTTCGCCGACAGCTAGGTGACACCACCAAGCAGTTGGCTCAATCGCAAGAGTTGGCCAAAGAGCGGGAACAGAAGGTACAAACACTCATGGCATCGACCCAGTACCGGGGTGGAGCTGTCATTAAGCCCAATAACAGCCTTTCGGCTGATCTCAGTCAAATTCAAATCCCCGGAGTAAATGCTCGCCAAGATGGCGACGTGATTCGCTTGGAGATCTCAGCGGATGCCTTATTTCAGCCTGGCACCAATTCGCTGACCCCCAATTCCGAAACCATCCTCGCTCAGGTCAGCGGCGTTATCAGTCGCGATTTCCCGGCCAACAAGATTGGTGTCGAAGGACACACCGACAATCAGCCAGCCCGACCTCCGTTTACCTCGAATCACCAGCTTTCGGCCAGCATGGCACAAACGGTGTTCGATCAGTTAAGTGGACGATACGGCATCGCTCCGGCCCGGGTTGTGGTTGTGGGGCATGGCTCGAACCACCCAGTCGTCTCGAACGCGACCCCCGCCGGTCAGCAGCGAAATCGCCGTGTTGATCTGGTGATCTACCCCGAATCAGTGGATTAG
- the hisH gene encoding imidazole glycerol phosphate synthase subunit HisH, which translates to MITIVDYQMGNLRSVQKAFERTGHEAHITSDPKEIAAASKVVLPGVGACGDAVDELRRRNLVSPIKDQIESGTPFLGICLGLQMLFDVSYEGGEHEGLGILPGEVVKFNLPHGYKVPHMGWNQAKFLHKPPIFTGIDEGTHFYFVHSYYVIPRDKDVVAIEADYGGPFCAAIWKNNLYATQFHPEKSQDAGLAVLKNFAELA; encoded by the coding sequence ATGATCACGATCGTCGACTACCAGATGGGAAACCTGCGAAGCGTTCAGAAAGCCTTCGAGCGAACCGGGCATGAAGCTCATATCACCAGCGACCCCAAAGAGATCGCCGCCGCTTCCAAAGTGGTCCTGCCTGGCGTGGGGGCCTGCGGTGATGCCGTCGACGAACTTCGACGCCGCAATTTGGTGAGTCCGATCAAAGATCAAATCGAATCGGGCACACCGTTCCTGGGCATTTGCCTCGGACTGCAGATGCTATTCGATGTCAGCTACGAAGGTGGCGAACACGAAGGTCTGGGCATTTTGCCCGGCGAAGTGGTCAAGTTCAACCTACCGCACGGTTACAAAGTTCCTCACATGGGCTGGAACCAGGCCAAGTTCCTTCACAAGCCGCCAATCTTCACAGGCATCGACGAAGGGACGCACTTCTACTTTGTCCACTCCTACTATGTGATTCCCAGGGATAAGGACGTCGTGGCCATCGAAGCGGACTACGGTGGACCGTTCTGTGCTGCGATCTGGAAGAACAACCTTTACGCCACGCAGTTTCACCCAGAGAAGAGCCAGGATGCTGGTCTGGCTGTGCTAAAGAACTTTGCGGAACTCGCGTAA
- the hisA gene encoding 1-(5-phosphoribosyl)-5-[(5-phosphoribosylamino)methylideneamino]imidazole-4-carboxamide isomerase: protein MEIWPAIDLLGGKCVRLQQGDYNRETVYGDDPAEMAKRWVEEGADCLHLVDLDGAKDGSLKNRDAISAIISAVSIPCEVGGGIRDEATIEQLLALGLSRLVIGTKALREPEWFAKMCERFPNKLVLGIDAKEGMVATDGWLEVSTTSAIDLAKTYEHLPIAALIYTDIATDGMLAGPNVPAMKAMKEAVKLPVVASGGVTSVEDVKNLTAAGLDGAIVGRALYENRLTVREAVAAAK from the coding sequence ATGGAAATTTGGCCGGCTATCGATCTTCTCGGCGGGAAATGTGTTCGCCTACAGCAAGGGGACTACAACCGCGAAACGGTCTACGGTGACGACCCGGCCGAAATGGCCAAGCGTTGGGTCGAAGAGGGAGCCGACTGTTTGCATCTGGTCGATCTTGATGGTGCCAAAGATGGTAGCCTAAAAAACCGAGACGCGATTTCGGCCATCATCAGCGCGGTTAGCATTCCGTGTGAAGTCGGTGGTGGAATTCGCGACGAAGCAACCATCGAGCAACTTCTCGCCCTCGGACTGAGCCGTTTGGTGATCGGTACCAAGGCCCTGCGTGAGCCCGAATGGTTTGCCAAGATGTGCGAGCGTTTTCCCAACAAGCTGGTCCTAGGCATCGATGCCAAAGAAGGCATGGTCGCGACTGACGGCTGGTTGGAGGTAAGCACCACGTCCGCGATCGACTTGGCGAAAACCTACGAACACCTTCCCATCGCCGCGTTGATCTACACCGACATCGCGACCGACGGCATGTTGGCTGGCCCCAATGTCCCGGCGATGAAAGCAATGAAGGAAGCGGTCAAATTGCCGGTCGTCGCATCAGGGGGTGTCACTTCGGTGGAAGACGTGAAGAACTTGACCGCAGCCGGTCTGGACGGAGCAATCGTCGGTCGGGCTCTCTACGAGAACCGCCTGACCGTTCGCGAAGCGGTTGCCGCCGCAAAATAA
- a CDS encoding elongation factor G: MATCVSETVRDIVLCGHGSTGKTSLIDRLLEITHAVDGTHSVDEGTSVCDFEPEEKAHHLSIEATLAHFEHQGLRFNVIDAPGYPDFIGQTISGMRGADTAMIVIDAHAGIAVNTRRVFQEAEKAGIGRMIVVNKIDAEHVDFAELMQSIRETFGQACVPINFPRIDNGSIVGVVELLDEKANTANAPIDPAIYKESLVEATIEADEAWMEKYFEGEVPTNDDLKVLIPKAVAAGTLIPIVCCSIKKGVGISELMDAMALCSLPPSMVHRKAKMHDGSEVEIDGNPDGPLVAQVFQTRIDPFVQKLSYIRVYNGTLRKDMTLPSSNGKKGLRIGQLLDVQANHLAPIDEAKPGDIVAVAKMEQLHTGTNEGEVELPEIEFPQPMVGVAIRPKSHNDEAKLSVALHKLVEEDPTIRVDHDEETHELVLRGMSELHLSLIQERLARRDHLEIETYEPRIPYRESITYPADGFYRHKKQSGGRGQFGEVHIRVQPLPRGTDIASFATKANFPNLKHVHYFDSMNFLWIDSIVGASIPGSFMPAVEKGLVERVQKGVLAGYPLQDLCVEVHYGKHHPVDSSETAFRIAASAALREVCKKAGPQLLEPMVEMHVTVPIDCVGDIYSDMATRRGQISGTEDAGSNMQTVVCVTPLSEISSYARSLSSLTGGQGSYSLHFAHYAPLPAHLQEKHQYGMQEEEEVA; this comes from the coding sequence ATGGCTACCTGTGTTTCAGAGACCGTCCGCGATATTGTGTTATGCGGTCATGGCTCGACCGGAAAGACGAGCCTGATTGACCGCCTACTTGAGATTACCCACGCAGTGGACGGCACGCATAGCGTGGATGAAGGAACGAGTGTTTGTGATTTCGAGCCCGAAGAAAAGGCTCACCATCTTTCTATCGAGGCGACTCTCGCCCACTTCGAGCATCAAGGGCTCCGCTTTAACGTCATCGACGCTCCCGGCTATCCCGACTTCATCGGGCAAACTATCTCTGGCATGCGAGGAGCAGACACGGCCATGATCGTCATCGACGCTCACGCCGGAATCGCCGTCAATACGCGGCGCGTCTTCCAAGAAGCCGAGAAAGCAGGCATCGGCCGCATGATTGTGGTCAATAAGATCGATGCCGAGCATGTCGATTTCGCCGAGCTGATGCAATCGATCCGCGAGACTTTCGGTCAGGCGTGTGTGCCGATCAACTTCCCCCGAATTGACAATGGCTCGATCGTTGGTGTCGTCGAACTTTTGGATGAAAAGGCCAACACTGCGAACGCCCCCATCGACCCAGCCATCTACAAAGAGTCGCTCGTCGAAGCGACCATCGAAGCAGATGAAGCGTGGATGGAGAAATACTTCGAAGGCGAAGTCCCCACGAACGATGACTTGAAAGTCCTGATTCCGAAGGCAGTCGCCGCCGGCACGCTCATTCCGATTGTCTGCTGCAGTATTAAGAAGGGAGTTGGAATCTCGGAACTGATGGACGCGATGGCTCTTTGCTCGTTGCCACCTTCGATGGTGCATCGTAAAGCAAAGATGCATGACGGAAGTGAAGTTGAGATCGATGGCAATCCTGATGGACCGCTCGTCGCTCAGGTGTTTCAAACTCGTATCGATCCCTTCGTGCAAAAGCTGAGCTACATCCGCGTTTATAATGGCACGCTCCGTAAAGACATGACATTGCCAAGTTCCAACGGCAAGAAAGGCCTGCGAATTGGGCAGCTTCTCGACGTGCAAGCTAACCACTTAGCTCCGATCGACGAGGCGAAGCCTGGCGATATCGTTGCGGTGGCAAAGATGGAGCAACTTCATACCGGAACGAATGAAGGGGAAGTCGAACTTCCTGAAATCGAATTTCCACAGCCGATGGTCGGTGTGGCGATTCGTCCCAAGAGTCATAACGACGAAGCCAAGCTCAGCGTGGCACTCCATAAACTGGTCGAAGAAGATCCGACAATCCGTGTTGATCATGATGAGGAAACGCACGAGTTGGTGCTACGAGGCATGAGCGAACTTCATTTGTCCCTCATCCAGGAACGCCTGGCCCGTCGTGATCATTTGGAAATCGAAACCTACGAACCTCGGATTCCGTATCGCGAATCGATCACCTATCCGGCGGATGGTTTCTATCGCCATAAAAAGCAATCGGGCGGGCGTGGCCAATTCGGCGAAGTCCATATCCGTGTGCAGCCGCTACCCCGTGGGACCGACATCGCTTCGTTCGCCACGAAAGCGAACTTTCCCAACCTCAAGCATGTCCACTACTTCGACTCGATGAATTTCCTGTGGATCGACTCGATTGTCGGAGCTTCGATTCCTGGCAGCTTCATGCCGGCGGTTGAAAAAGGACTGGTCGAGCGAGTTCAGAAAGGCGTGCTGGCTGGTTATCCACTGCAAGACCTTTGTGTCGAGGTTCACTACGGTAAGCATCACCCGGTTGATAGCAGCGAAACGGCCTTCCGGATCGCCGCTTCGGCTGCCCTGCGTGAAGTCTGCAAAAAGGCAGGGCCGCAGTTGTTGGAACCGATGGTCGAAATGCACGTGACGGTGCCGATCGACTGTGTAGGGGACATCTACAGCGACATGGCGACACGTCGTGGTCAGATCTCCGGCACAGAAGACGCTGGCTCGAACATGCAGACGGTCGTTTGCGTTACCCCGCTATCTGAGATTTCTTCGTATGCTCGCTCGCTTTCCAGTCTTACAGGAGGGCAGGGGAGCTATAGTCTGCATTTCGCCCATTACGCCCCGCTTCCGGCTCACCTGCAAGAGAAGCATCAGTATGGCATGCAAGAGGAGGAGGAAGTCGCATAG
- the epsC gene encoding serine O-acetyltransferase EpsC: MASDARLKEDLPTLTDRIVSTYQKIGKINHLGHCPLPNYDVVISIVEDLKEIIYPGYQRREGLHMGNITYHVGDIIDGLHDKLTTQIARALRHDERVNGKQDPCNPMEETDFEAKGQAMAIEFLNRVPELREVLATDVQAAYDGDPACTNLDEVIFCYPGLEAITVYRVANTLYRLGVPFIPRMMTEWAHKQTGIDIHPGATIGSYFFIDHGTGVVIGQTCQIGDHVKLYQGVTLGALSFDTDNEGNIVRGMKRHPTIEDHVVIYANATVLGGRTTVGNHSVIGSSVWLTRSVDPNTTVLLEKPRLRLRSEAVGEIEEEVNFQI; this comes from the coding sequence ATGGCTTCCGATGCACGCTTGAAAGAAGACCTTCCCACGCTGACCGATCGCATCGTCAGCACCTATCAGAAAATAGGCAAGATCAACCACTTGGGGCACTGCCCACTGCCGAACTATGATGTGGTGATCTCGATTGTGGAAGACTTGAAAGAGATCATCTACCCCGGTTACCAGCGGCGTGAAGGCCTGCACATGGGGAACATCACCTACCATGTGGGTGACATCATCGATGGTCTACACGATAAACTAACGACGCAAATTGCCCGAGCCCTGCGACATGACGAGCGGGTCAACGGAAAGCAAGATCCTTGCAATCCGATGGAAGAAACCGACTTTGAAGCCAAAGGCCAGGCCATGGCGATCGAGTTTCTGAATCGCGTGCCGGAACTACGCGAAGTCTTGGCGACCGATGTCCAAGCAGCCTACGACGGCGACCCGGCGTGCACCAACCTGGATGAAGTCATCTTCTGCTATCCCGGCTTAGAAGCGATCACCGTTTACCGCGTGGCGAATACTTTGTACCGCTTAGGGGTGCCGTTCATTCCGCGGATGATGACCGAGTGGGCCCACAAGCAAACCGGCATCGATATTCACCCAGGGGCGACGATTGGTAGCTATTTCTTCATCGACCATGGCACCGGTGTGGTCATTGGACAAACATGCCAAATCGGTGACCATGTGAAGCTATACCAAGGCGTGACGCTCGGTGCGTTGTCGTTCGATACCGACAACGAAGGAAACATTGTCCGTGGTATGAAGCGGCATCCGACCATCGAGGATCATGTGGTGATCTATGCCAATGCTACGGTACTCGGCGGCCGGACCACCGTGGGAAACCACAGCGTGATCGGATCGAGTGTTTGGTTGACGCGCAGTGTCGATCCCAACACGACCGTGCTGCTGGAAAAACCGCGTCTACGTCTACGTTCGGAAGCGGTCGGTGAGATTGAAGAAGAAGTCAACTTCCAGATCTAG
- a CDS encoding FHA domain-containing protein → MGRDSSQNAATHGSDSRNRGRGAELLISRGQASFRIRHIESSVFMLGSSDECDLVLGDDQFPELYAYILRTDGGYQLRCLAAEPVLTVNAEDALLSHLEDGDRIRCGPYEFRFHQTAASPDRPAEAAKMVPTPATKAAWVATDGQGQEGVAAVRRLLRDIQSRLSDPIRQTSQHRRSA, encoded by the coding sequence ATGGGTCGAGATTCATCGCAAAACGCAGCAACGCACGGTTCGGATTCTCGAAATCGGGGACGGGGCGCTGAACTGTTGATTAGTCGGGGACAGGCAAGTTTCCGTATTCGGCATATCGAGTCCTCCGTTTTCATGTTGGGTTCCAGTGACGAATGCGATCTTGTCTTGGGAGATGACCAGTTCCCTGAACTGTATGCGTACATCCTGCGTACCGACGGTGGTTATCAGCTTCGCTGCCTGGCAGCCGAGCCGGTGCTTACTGTAAACGCTGAGGATGCGTTGTTAAGCCATCTTGAGGATGGCGATCGTATCCGTTGTGGTCCGTATGAATTCCGTTTTCATCAAACCGCTGCTTCGCCTGATCGTCCTGCGGAAGCAGCGAAAATGGTGCCAACCCCGGCAACCAAAGCCGCGTGGGTAGCTACCGACGGCCAAGGCCAAGAAGGGGTCGCGGCCGTACGTCGACTGCTTCGTGATATTCAATCACGACTCAGCGACCCAATTCGACAAACGTCCCAACATCGCCGATCCGCCTGA
- the atpC gene encoding ATP synthase F1 subunit epsilon gives MPSIQCIVVTPEKTALETTADFIALPLADGEMGIGENHAPVIGRLGFGEMRLVSGGQAQKLYIDGGFVQIANNEVTILTGKAIPCDEVNLEQAEKQLAEASKAVAPTAELAAIKTRNIEQARAQIRTAKQAAK, from the coding sequence GTGCCTTCCATTCAATGCATCGTGGTCACTCCCGAGAAGACCGCTCTGGAAACAACGGCTGATTTCATCGCGCTCCCCTTAGCGGATGGCGAAATGGGGATTGGTGAAAACCACGCCCCGGTCATCGGTCGACTTGGTTTCGGCGAAATGAGATTGGTTTCTGGCGGACAAGCTCAGAAGCTATACATCGACGGCGGGTTCGTCCAAATTGCCAATAACGAGGTTACCATCCTCACCGGCAAGGCGATTCCGTGCGACGAAGTTAATCTTGAGCAAGCCGAGAAGCAACTCGCCGAGGCATCAAAAGCAGTCGCGCCGACTGCAGAATTAGCCGCGATCAAGACTCGCAACATCGAGCAGGCTCGGGCGCAGATCCGGACCGCTAAGCAAGCCGCCAAATAG
- the atpD gene encoding F0F1 ATP synthase subunit beta, whose protein sequence is MATATEQKIGKITQVIGSTFDAEFSDGGLPEIYNAVKVNGDYKGVTINLTGEVQQHLGGNRVRCVALGSTDGLIRGLDCVDTGKPISVPVGKATLGRVFNVTGDAIDGRGPVETDTYLPIHRPAPAVDELSTSTEVFETGIKVIDLLTPFVRGGKAGLFGGAGLGKTVILTELIARIASAHGGFSVFAGVGERTREGTDLWLEMQETEIGTTGRYVIEQTCMVFGQMNEPPGARLRVAMSALTMAEHFRDATGTDTLLFVDNIFRFSQAGSEVSALLGRMPSAVGYQPTLATEMGQLQERIASTKKGAITSVQAVYVPADDPTDPAPATAFGQLDAFIYLERSISEKGIYPAVDPLASSSRILDPQYVGERHYAIARRVQTTLQRYRELQDIIAILGIDELSESDKIIVHRARRIERFLSQPFLVAEKFIGKPGEITPLADTIRSFEEICDGKWDHLPESAFMYVGSIEQAEEQARKMASEKR, encoded by the coding sequence ATGGCGACTGCGACCGAACAGAAAATCGGAAAGATCACCCAGGTCATCGGTTCGACCTTCGATGCTGAGTTCAGCGACGGTGGTCTTCCTGAGATCTACAACGCTGTGAAGGTGAACGGCGACTACAAGGGTGTCACGATCAACCTGACCGGAGAGGTCCAGCAGCACTTGGGTGGCAACCGTGTTCGTTGTGTCGCCCTGGGTAGCACCGACGGTCTGATCCGTGGTTTGGATTGTGTCGACACCGGCAAGCCGATTTCGGTTCCTGTCGGTAAGGCAACACTCGGCCGCGTGTTCAATGTCACCGGCGATGCGATCGACGGTCGTGGTCCAGTCGAAACTGATACCTACCTCCCTATTCACCGCCCTGCCCCGGCCGTCGACGAGCTGTCGACCAGCACGGAAGTGTTTGAAACCGGTATTAAGGTGATCGACCTGCTGACCCCGTTCGTTCGTGGTGGTAAAGCTGGTCTGTTCGGTGGTGCTGGTCTGGGTAAGACGGTTATTCTCACTGAGCTGATCGCTCGTATCGCTTCGGCACACGGTGGTTTCTCCGTGTTCGCTGGCGTGGGTGAACGAACTCGTGAAGGGACCGACCTCTGGTTGGAAATGCAGGAAACGGAAATCGGTACCACCGGTCGTTACGTTATCGAACAAACCTGCATGGTGTTCGGTCAGATGAACGAGCCGCCTGGTGCCCGTCTTCGCGTCGCGATGAGCGCGTTGACCATGGCTGAGCATTTCCGCGATGCAACTGGTACCGACACGCTGCTATTTGTTGACAACATCTTCCGCTTCTCACAAGCGGGTTCTGAAGTGTCCGCACTTCTCGGTCGTATGCCTTCGGCGGTGGGTTACCAGCCAACGCTGGCTACAGAAATGGGTCAGCTTCAAGAACGTATTGCTTCCACCAAGAAGGGTGCTATCACCTCGGTGCAAGCTGTTTACGTTCCTGCGGACGACCCGACGGACCCGGCCCCGGCTACGGCGTTCGGCCAGCTCGACGCGTTCATCTACCTGGAACGATCGATTTCGGAAAAGGGTATTTATCCAGCCGTGGATCCGCTGGCATCGTCCAGTCGTATTCTCGATCCTCAATACGTCGGCGAACGCCACTATGCGATTGCTCGTCGCGTGCAGACTACCCTGCAGCGTTACCGCGAACTTCAAGATATCATTGCGATTCTCGGTATCGACGAATTGAGCGAATCGGACAAGATCATCGTTCATCGTGCTCGCCGAATCGAACGCTTCCTGTCGCAGCCGTTCCTTGTGGCGGAAAAGTTTATCGGCAAGCCGGGTGAGATTACCCCGTTGGCCGACACGATCCGCAGCTTTGAAGAAATCTGCGATGGTAAGTGGGATCACCTGCCCGAATCGGCGTTCATGTACGTTGGTTCGATCGAACAGGCTGAAGAACAAGCTCGTAAGATGGCTTCGGAGAAGCGTTAA
- the atpG gene encoding ATP synthase F1 subunit gamma, with product MANPRTLDKRRKSVRNIKKITRTMELIATARFKQAMDRASAATAFTQRITQFVKDLTATELEFQHPLLEKRESKKKAVLLVLTSNRGLCGGYNGNICRASFPRLKELQEEYGEVELWISGKKGISIFRIQRKLSPNKSFFNFEDKPRYEEVETIAVDLLDAFQSKEIDRLDVAYMKFVSTSRQEPSVETLLPLSGLEGASEEGANAEKPSTGSMYEFIPSAESILEEVVPTSFKVKLFKCFLDAAVCEQIARRVAMKAATENANDLIKFLSREYNRARQSRITNEIMEIIGGVEALASS from the coding sequence ATGGCCAATCCAAGAACCCTCGACAAACGCCGCAAGTCGGTTCGCAACATCAAGAAGATTACGCGAACGATGGAGCTCATCGCCACGGCCCGCTTCAAGCAGGCCATGGACCGAGCTTCTGCCGCTACGGCGTTCACGCAGCGGATCACGCAGTTTGTAAAGGACCTAACCGCGACCGAACTCGAATTCCAGCATCCCCTTTTGGAGAAGCGGGAATCGAAGAAGAAGGCCGTGTTGTTGGTGCTGACTTCCAATCGCGGTCTGTGCGGTGGTTACAACGGTAACATCTGCCGTGCCTCGTTCCCACGTCTTAAAGAGTTGCAGGAAGAATACGGCGAAGTCGAATTGTGGATCTCCGGCAAGAAGGGGATCTCAATCTTCCGTATCCAACGAAAGCTCAGTCCGAACAAATCGTTCTTCAACTTCGAGGACAAACCTCGTTACGAAGAAGTCGAAACGATCGCGGTCGACCTGCTCGACGCATTCCAGTCGAAGGAAATCGATCGTTTGGACGTGGCTTACATGAAGTTCGTGTCAACCTCGCGTCAAGAACCTTCCGTCGAGACTTTGCTCCCCTTGAGCGGTTTAGAAGGTGCTTCCGAAGAGGGTGCGAACGCTGAGAAGCCTTCGACAGGGTCGATGTACGAATTCATTCCTTCGGCCGAAAGTATCTTAGAAGAGGTCGTTCCGACCAGCTTCAAGGTGAAACTGTTTAAATGCTTCCTCGATGCCGCCGTTTGCGAGCAAATCGCCCGACGCGTCGCGATGAAGGCAGCAACCGAGAATGCAAACGATTTGATCAAGTTCCTGTCACGCGAATACAACCGCGCCCGACAGAGCCGGATCACCAACGAAATCATGGAAATCATCGGCGGCGTCGAAGCTCTCGCGAGCTCGTAG
- the atpA gene encoding F0F1 ATP synthase subunit alpha, with amino-acid sequence MKFNADEIASVIQQEIQQFDTQVDVREVGRVLEVGDGIARVYGLSGIMAGEMVEFPNGTIGLAFNLEENSVGVIILGDYLTIKEGDEVKALGTLLSVPVGDAVLGRVVDPLGNPLDGMGPIQSSETRPVEFLAPGVSERKPVTEPMQTGIKAIDAMTPVGRGQRELVIGDRKTGKTAIAIDAILNQKNTGVKCFYVAVGQKDSSVAGVVEILRRNGAMEYTTVIVAGASVPAPLQYVAPYAGTAMAEYFMFNGQHALIVYDDLSKQAAAYRELSLLMRRPPGREAYPGDVFYCHSRLLERSAKLSDELGAGSLTSLPIIETLEGEVSAYIPTNVISITDGQIYLQPDLFFAGIRPAMNVGISVSRVGGNAQIKAMKKVAGGLRLDLAAFRELEAFAQLGTELDEATQRRLDRGYRMVELLKQGQYKPLDVYDQVLSIYAGTRGHLDEVPVVDVLRWEAEYLEFVKAKYAQIREKLEETKDLTDEVRDLMETAIAEFQKTFVPSETAEV; translated from the coding sequence ATGAAATTCAACGCGGACGAAATCGCTTCTGTCATCCAGCAGGAGATCCAACAGTTCGACACGCAAGTCGACGTGCGAGAAGTTGGACGTGTCCTGGAAGTAGGTGACGGTATCGCTCGGGTTTACGGCCTTTCCGGCATCATGGCCGGTGAAATGGTCGAGTTCCCCAACGGCACGATCGGCCTGGCCTTCAATCTGGAAGAGAACAGCGTCGGTGTGATCATTTTGGGTGACTACCTCACCATTAAAGAAGGTGACGAAGTCAAAGCCCTGGGTACGCTGCTGTCGGTGCCGGTTGGTGACGCCGTGCTCGGCCGTGTGGTCGACCCGCTGGGTAACCCACTCGACGGCATGGGACCGATTCAATCGAGCGAAACGCGCCCGGTCGAATTCCTTGCCCCTGGCGTGTCCGAGCGTAAGCCGGTTACCGAGCCGATGCAGACCGGTATCAAAGCGATCGACGCGATGACCCCGGTTGGTCGTGGTCAACGCGAACTGGTCATTGGTGACCGCAAAACGGGTAAGACGGCCATCGCGATCGACGCGATCCTAAATCAAAAGAACACCGGCGTTAAATGTTTTTACGTCGCCGTCGGTCAGAAAGACTCGTCGGTTGCCGGTGTGGTTGAAATCCTTCGCCGTAACGGTGCGATGGAATACACCACGGTCATCGTGGCTGGGGCGAGTGTCCCTGCCCCGCTGCAGTACGTGGCACCCTATGCCGGTACCGCCATGGCCGAGTACTTCATGTTCAACGGCCAGCACGCTTTGATCGTCTACGACGACTTGTCGAAGCAAGCCGCTGCCTACCGCGAGTTGTCGCTGCTGATGCGTCGTCCGCCAGGTCGTGAAGCTTACCCAGGTGACGTGTTCTACTGTCACAGCCGTCTGCTGGAACGATCGGCCAAACTGAGCGATGAGCTGGGTGCTGGTTCATTGACCTCGCTGCCGATCATTGAGACGCTCGAAGGTGAAGTGTCCGCGTACATTCCAACCAACGTGATTTCGATTACCGACGGCCAGATCTATCTGCAGCCTGACTTGTTCTTCGCAGGTATTCGCCCTGCTATGAATGTCGGTATTTCGGTTTCTCGCGTGGGTGGTAACGCTCAAATCAAAGCGATGAAGAAGGTTGCCGGTGGTCTTCGTTTAGACTTGGCAGCATTCCGTGAATTGGAAGCGTTCGCACAGCTCGGTACCGAACTGGACGAAGCAACTCAGCGTCGTCTCGACCGCGGTTACCGCATGGTCGAGCTGCTGAAGCAGGGCCAATACAAACCGCTCGACGTCTATGATCAGGTTCTCAGCATCTACGCTGGTACCCGTGGTCACTTGGACGAAGTGCCGGTCGTTGACGTTCTTCGGTGGGAAGCTGAATACCTCGAATTCGTCAAAGCGAAGTACGCCCAGATTCGCGAGAAACTGGAAGAGACCAAGGACCTGACTGACGAAGTTCGCGATCTGATGGAGACGGCGATTGCCGAATTCCAGAAGACCTTCGTCCCGTCGGAAACTGCCGAAGTTTAA